The Flavobacteriales bacterium sequence TTTACGAAATTGACGTAAGCGCGCTTGAAATCCCGATTGGCAATGGCCGGTGAACCTTGCATGATGGTCCCTTTCTCTGGGATGGCATGGCCGATACCCGATTGTGCCGCTATCTTGACCTCATCGGCAATCTCTATATGCCCGATGATACCCACCTGACCTCCGATCATGCAGTTCTTACCGATCTTGGTCGATCCTGCGATACCCGTCTGAGCAGCGATCACGGTATTCTCCCCGATCACCACATTGTGGGCCACTTGGATGAGATTATCCAGTTTGACGCCTTCTTTGATGACCGTGGCTCCGATGGTCGCTCGGTCGATGCAGGTATTGGCACCTATCTCCACGAAGTCTTCGATGATCACTTTTCCGATCTGAGGTACCTTATCGTATCCCGACCCTCTAGGAGCAAATCCAAATCCATCTGCTCCGATGACCACTCCTGCATGGATGATGCATTCCTTGCCTATCTCAGACTGATCATAGATAGTACAATTGGATTCGATACGGGTCTTCTCTCCAATGCTGCAATCGTGATGGATGACCGTGCCGGCCATGATCGCTGCACCCGA is a genomic window containing:
- the lpxD gene encoding UDP-3-O-(3-hydroxymyristoyl)glucosamine N-acyltransferase translates to MEFSAGEIAQLLQGSVEGDPEVKVNDISKIEEGRPGTLTFLANLKYQEHIYDTGASIALVNADWKAERDLPNSLTLIRVADAYSSLATLLDAYNKSQRVERHGIESSAVIHESAQVADDAYIGANCVIGPNSTVSSGAAIMAGTVIHHDCSIGEKTRIESNCTIYDQSEIGKECIIHAGVVIGADGFGFAPRGSGYDKVPQIGKVIIEDFVEIGANTCIDRATIGATVIKEGVKLDNLIQVAHNVVIGENTVIAAQTGIAGSTKIGKNCMIGGQVGIIGHIEIADEVKIAAQSGIGHAIPEKGTIMQGSPAIANRDFKRAYVNFVKLPDLKERIVKLEKRLDSEKDL